From a region of the Rhodobium gokarnense genome:
- a CDS encoding corrinoid protein — protein MSDEDDLDLNELSDEELIEQMHDDLYDGLKDEIVEAVNILLERGWQPYKVLTEGLVEGMRIVGVDFRDGILFVPEVLLAANAMKAGMAILRPLLAQTGAPKVGKMVIGTVKGDIHDIGKNLVSMMMEGAGFEVVDIGINNPVEDYLAAIEEHQPDILGMSALLTTTMPYMKVVIDTLVEKGVRDDYIVLVGGAPLNEEFGKAVGADAYCRDAAVTVETAKELMMRKHNQRQIA, from the coding sequence ATGAGTGACGAAGACGATCTGGACCTCAACGAACTGAGCGATGAGGAACTCATCGAGCAGATGCATGACGACCTCTATGACGGCCTCAAGGACGAGATCGTCGAGGCCGTCAACATCCTCCTGGAACGCGGCTGGCAGCCCTACAAGGTGCTGACCGAAGGACTCGTCGAAGGCATGCGCATCGTCGGCGTCGACTTCCGCGACGGCATCCTGTTCGTGCCGGAGGTGCTGCTGGCCGCCAACGCCATGAAGGCCGGAATGGCGATCCTCAGGCCCCTGCTCGCCCAGACCGGAGCGCCGAAGGTCGGCAAGATGGTCATCGGCACGGTCAAGGGCGACATCCACGACATCGGCAAGAACCTCGTCTCCATGATGATGGAGGGCGCGGGTTTTGAGGTCGTCGACATCGGCATCAACAATCCGGTGGAGGACTATCTCGCCGCGATCGAGGAACACCAGCCGGACATCCTCGGCATGTCGGCGCTTCTGACGACCACCATGCCCTACATGAAGGTCGTCATCGACACGCTCGTCGAAAAGGGCGTGCGCGACGACTACATCGTGCTGGTCGGCGGCGCGCCGCTCAACGAGGAATTCGGCAAGGCGGTCGGTGCCGATGCCTATTGCCGCGACGCGGCGG